A region of Haliotis asinina isolate JCU_RB_2024 chromosome 9, JCU_Hal_asi_v2, whole genome shotgun sequence DNA encodes the following proteins:
- the LOC137295685 gene encoding heme-binding protein 2-like: MANIFTEAAKSVSTPENLDTPKSSVTAKHKGFEVRRYEACKWVSTRTMSISLEDGMTTGFWKLFKNISGENDISTRHKTIQSIPSETSNVPGAGPNRENTFTVSFYIPLEYQAAPPPLPTKLTNPDVFISDWPEVRVAVKYVALTFDGFANDSVWAAKGRELVEDVEKTDLKDKFVKEYYFTAGYDAPAKLTGRRNEVWFKIED; encoded by the exons ATGGCAAATATATTCACCGAGGCGGCTAAATCGGTATCCACGCCTGAAAATTTGGATACTCCAAAATCGTCAGTGACTGCAAAACACAAA GGGTTCGAGGTGCGGCGCTATGAGGCATGTAAGTGGGTGAGCACGAGGACCATGTCTATCAGCCTGGAGGATGGAATGACGACAGGTTTCTGGAAACTCTTCAAGAATATCAGTGGAGAAAACGACATAAGTACGAGACATAAGACAATACAGTCCATTC CATCTGAAACTAGCAATGTGCCGGGTGCGGGTCCCAACCGTGAGAACACCTTCACCGTCTCCTTCTACATCCCCCTTGAATACCAGgctgcccccccccccctccccaccAAACTCACAAACCCAGACGTCTTCATCAGCGATTGGCCGGAGGTCAGGGTGGCAGTCAAATATGTTGCCTT GACTTTCGACGGTTTTGCGaatgacagtgtttgggctgCCAAAGGGAGAGAACTCGTTGAAGATGTAGAAAAAACTGACCTGAAAGACAAGTTCGTGAAGGAGTACTACTTTACTGCCGGTTACGACGCACCTGCAAAACTGACGGGCCGTCGCAACGAGGTGTGGTTCAAAATTGAAGACTGA